From a single Mycolicibacterium moriokaense genomic region:
- a CDS encoding amino acid ABC transporter ATP-binding protein, producing MVSMEGVNKHFGSLHVLKDINLKVDRGQVIVVLGPSGSGKSTLCRTINRLETIDSGTIAIDGEVLPAEGKKLAQLRSDVGMVFQSFNLFAHKTILENVTLAPMKVRKVSKEKARETAMSLLERVGVANQADKYPAQLSGGQQQRVAIARSLAMNPKVMLFDEPTSALDPEMINEVLNVMTSLAKDGMTMVVVTHEMGFARGAANRVVFMADGAIVESAEPTEFFTNPQTDRAKDFLSKILKH from the coding sequence ATGGTCTCGATGGAGGGTGTCAACAAGCACTTCGGCAGTCTTCATGTCCTCAAGGACATCAACCTGAAGGTGGACCGTGGGCAGGTCATCGTCGTGCTGGGTCCGTCCGGGTCGGGAAAGTCGACGCTGTGCCGCACCATCAATCGTCTGGAGACCATCGATTCGGGCACGATCGCGATTGACGGTGAGGTGCTGCCCGCCGAGGGCAAGAAGCTGGCACAGCTGCGATCCGACGTCGGGATGGTCTTCCAATCGTTCAACCTGTTCGCGCACAAGACAATCCTCGAGAACGTGACGCTGGCGCCGATGAAGGTGCGCAAGGTGTCCAAGGAGAAGGCCCGCGAGACGGCGATGTCATTGCTGGAGCGGGTCGGGGTCGCAAATCAGGCCGACAAGTACCCGGCGCAACTGTCGGGCGGTCAACAGCAGCGGGTGGCGATCGCGCGCTCGCTGGCGATGAACCCCAAGGTGATGCTGTTCGACGAGCCCACCAGCGCGCTGGACCCCGAGATGATCAACGAGGTCCTCAATGTCATGACTTCGCTCGCGAAGGACGGCATGACGATGGTGGTCGTCACCCACGAAATGGGTTTCGCGCGTGGGGCGGCCAACCGCGTTGTGTTCATGGCCGACGGAGCGATCGTCGAATCCGCCGAACCCACCGAGTTCTTCACCAACCCACAGACCGACCGTGCCAAGGACTTTCTCTCCAAGATTCTCAAGCACTGA
- the miaB gene encoding tRNA (N6-isopentenyl adenosine(37)-C2)-methylthiotransferase MiaB, translating to MATREATAGSGVRQTDAVDSAPECPSARTYQVRTYGCQMNVHDSERLAGLLESAGYRKAADGADADVVVFNTCAVRENADNKLYGNLSHLAPRKQADPDMQIAVGGCLAQKDRDTVLKRAPWVDVVFGTHNIGSLPTLLERARHNRAAEVEIVEALQEFPSALPATRESAYAAWVSVSVGCNNTCTFCIVPALRGKEVDRRPADVLAEVTSLVEQGVLEITLLGQNVNAYGVSFADPDQSRDRGAFAKLLRACGRIDGLERVRFTSPHPAEFTDDVIDAMAETPNVCPTLHMPLQSGSDRILKAMRRSYRAERYLGIIDRVRAAIPHAAITTDIIVGFPGETEEDFQATLDVVERARFASAFTFQYSKRPGTPAAELDGQVPKDVVAERYHRLIELQERISLEENTALIGRAVELLVATGEGRKDAATARMSGRARDGRLVHFNPDGREIRPGDIVTTTITGAAPHHLIADSAIDSHRRTRAGDAHAAGERPRTGVGLGMPGIGAPTEPQMSTGCSR from the coding sequence ATGGCGACGCGAGAGGCGACCGCGGGCAGTGGTGTTCGCCAGACCGACGCCGTCGACTCCGCGCCTGAGTGCCCGTCGGCGCGTACCTATCAGGTCCGCACCTACGGCTGCCAGATGAACGTCCACGACTCCGAGCGGCTGGCGGGGTTGCTGGAATCGGCGGGATACCGCAAGGCCGCTGACGGGGCCGACGCCGACGTCGTCGTGTTCAACACCTGCGCGGTCCGCGAGAATGCCGACAACAAGCTGTACGGCAACCTCAGCCATCTGGCGCCGCGCAAGCAGGCCGACCCCGATATGCAGATCGCCGTCGGCGGATGCCTGGCGCAGAAGGACCGCGACACCGTCCTCAAGCGCGCGCCGTGGGTCGACGTCGTCTTCGGCACCCACAACATCGGTTCGCTGCCGACGCTGCTCGAGCGCGCCCGCCACAACAGGGCCGCCGAGGTCGAGATCGTCGAGGCGTTGCAGGAGTTTCCGTCCGCACTGCCCGCCACCCGCGAGTCCGCCTATGCCGCATGGGTGTCGGTGTCCGTCGGCTGCAACAACACCTGCACGTTCTGCATCGTGCCGGCGTTGCGCGGCAAGGAGGTCGACCGCAGGCCGGCCGACGTTCTCGCCGAGGTGACCTCGTTGGTCGAGCAGGGCGTGCTGGAGATCACCCTGCTGGGGCAGAACGTCAATGCCTACGGTGTGTCTTTCGCCGATCCGGACCAGTCGCGCGATCGGGGAGCGTTCGCCAAACTGCTGCGTGCGTGCGGACGTATCGACGGGCTGGAACGGGTGCGTTTCACCTCCCCGCATCCCGCCGAGTTCACCGACGACGTGATCGACGCGATGGCCGAGACGCCGAACGTCTGCCCCACACTGCACATGCCGCTGCAGTCGGGCTCCGACCGGATCCTGAAGGCGATGCGGCGGTCCTACCGTGCCGAGCGTTACCTCGGCATCATCGACCGGGTGCGCGCCGCCATCCCGCATGCGGCGATCACCACCGACATCATCGTCGGATTCCCCGGTGAGACCGAGGAGGACTTCCAGGCCACGCTCGACGTCGTCGAGCGGGCGCGATTCGCCAGCGCATTCACCTTCCAGTACTCCAAGCGTCCCGGCACCCCTGCCGCCGAGCTGGACGGGCAGGTGCCCAAAGATGTTGTCGCCGAGCGGTATCACCGCCTGATCGAACTTCAGGAGCGCATCTCGCTAGAGGAGAACACGGCGCTGATCGGACGCGCCGTCGAGCTGCTGGTCGCCACGGGGGAGGGCCGTAAGGACGCCGCGACGGCGCGGATGTCCGGGCGGGCGCGCGACGGCCGGCTCGTGCACTTCAACCCCGACGGCCGCGAGATCCGGCCCGGTGACATCGTCACCACGACGATCACCGGCGCCGCGCCGCATCACCTGATCGCCGACTCCGCGATCGACTCGCACCGGCGCACCCGTGCCGGTGACGCCCACGCCGCGGGGGAGCGACCACGCACGGGCGTCGGGCTCGGCATGCCCGGCATCGGCGCGCCCACCGAGCCGCAGATGTCCACCGGGTGCAGCCGGTGA